Proteins from one Dysgonomonas sp. HDW5A genomic window:
- the hisB gene encoding bifunctional histidinol-phosphatase/imidazoleglycerol-phosphate dehydratase HisB, with product MNKKALFIDRDGTIVIEPPIDYQLDSLEKLEFYPKVIRNLFFIQKNLDFEFVMVTNQDGLGTSSFPENTFWPAHNKMLKTLEGESITFSDILIDRSFPEDNAPTRKPRTGMLTKYLSGEYDLQNSFVIGDRLTDIKLAKNLGCKGIFLKKDTALPTELKEYCALQTEDWDTISEFLFAGERKAEIKRTTKETDIYVSLNLDGKGTCDIHTGLSFFDHMLEQIGKHSNTDLTIKVNGDLNVDEHHTIEDTAIALGEAIAKALGDKRGIERYGYCLPMDDCLCTVAIDFGGRPWLVWDAEFKREKVGDMPTEMFLHFFKSLSDAAKMNLNIKAEGTNEHHKIEGIFKALARSIKMAKQRDIFNYELPSTKGVI from the coding sequence ATGAATAAAAAAGCCCTATTCATAGATCGAGACGGAACAATCGTAATAGAACCTCCTATCGATTATCAACTGGACAGCCTTGAGAAACTGGAATTTTATCCGAAAGTTATTCGGAATCTGTTTTTCATACAAAAAAATCTGGATTTTGAATTTGTAATGGTCACCAATCAAGATGGATTAGGTACTTCTTCATTTCCTGAAAATACATTTTGGCCGGCTCATAATAAAATGTTAAAGACGCTGGAAGGTGAAAGTATCACTTTTAGTGATATTCTAATCGACAGAAGCTTTCCCGAAGACAATGCCCCAACTCGTAAACCACGCACAGGTATGCTTACTAAATATCTTTCGGGGGAATATGACTTACAAAATTCTTTTGTTATCGGAGATCGACTCACTGATATTAAATTAGCAAAAAATCTAGGATGTAAAGGTATCTTTCTTAAAAAAGATACTGCGCTTCCTACGGAACTAAAAGAATATTGTGCATTGCAAACCGAAGATTGGGATACTATAAGTGAATTCCTTTTCGCCGGCGAACGTAAAGCGGAGATAAAGCGTACAACAAAAGAGACAGATATATACGTATCTTTAAATTTAGATGGCAAAGGCACGTGCGATATCCATACAGGATTATCTTTCTTTGATCATATGCTTGAGCAGATTGGCAAGCATTCGAATACAGACCTTACGATAAAAGTCAATGGCGATTTGAATGTGGATGAACATCACACCATAGAAGATACAGCCATCGCTTTAGGTGAAGCTATTGCTAAGGCTTTGGGAGACAAAAGAGGTATAGAACGCTATGGTTATTGCCTTCCGATGGATGACTGCTTATGTACCGTAGCTATTGACTTCGGAGGAAGGCCTTGGCTAGTATGGGATGCTGAATTTAAACGTGAAAAAGTAGGTGATATGCCAACTGAAATGTTTTTACACTTTTTCAAGTCTTTAAGTGATGCTGCAAAAATGAATCTGAATATAAAAGCAGAGGGTACAAATGAACATCATAAGATAGAAGGTATCTTCAAAGCACTTGCCAGATCTATAAAAATGGCCAAGCAACGAGATATATTCAATTACGAACTCCCTAGCACAAAGGGTGTTATTTAA
- a CDS encoding winged helix DNA-binding protein codes for MENIQVKTLCQIRDVYRSIAEFEIGFQQTFDMSLNEGMLLCSLNKNRYSSSEIAEVLGLSNSNTSKVIKSVENKGMIKRIVGKDDKRQMYFILTEYGRKKLDAVKCGEFEIPELLKSFILR; via the coding sequence ATGGAAAATATTCAGGTAAAGACCTTATGTCAGATTAGGGATGTGTATCGGTCTATCGCTGAATTCGAGATCGGTTTTCAACAGACTTTCGATATGAGCCTCAATGAAGGCATGTTACTATGTTCGTTAAATAAGAACAGGTATTCTTCCAGTGAGATTGCCGAAGTCTTAGGCCTTAGTAATTCGAATACATCGAAGGTTATCAAATCTGTAGAAAATAAAGGCATGATAAAACGTATTGTCGGCAAAGATGACAAACGCCAGATGTATTTTATTTTGACTGAGTATGGACGCAAAAAACTTGATGCTGTAAAGTGTGGAGAATTTGAGATACCCGAGTTGTTAAAGTCCTTTATTCTAAGATAA
- a CDS encoding DUF6132 family protein, translating to MQIIKNYWTYILGALIGAIAGYLYWFYIGCSSGTCPITSSPIISTLYGVLMGALLGSFFKKIINK from the coding sequence ATGCAAATCATAAAAAACTATTGGACTTATATACTAGGAGCATTAATCGGAGCAATAGCAGGCTACCTGTATTGGTTTTATATTGGATGTAGCTCCGGAACTTGTCCCATAACCTCCTCTCCTATAATAAGCACTCTTTACGGTGTTCTAATGGGAGCATTGCTGGGAAGTTTTTTTAAAAAGATAATAAATAAATAA
- a CDS encoding SPFH domain-containing protein, protein MPIEIEEDKKKKKGNKKWKFLLVLFLILVIGGVFSKFFMQIKHIQSGYIGVQSSIGNPLDNTVDYNSKVVKGYVVFMPMYTEITIYPTTIQTVAYDSIRVNALDGTEFIVKPRISYQVDESKVELLYKSNNQSLSEVNNNYLKEIVAHSYAQAAGVFSSDSLVSNKNSFETLVGNILSSKMGEIGLILKNTNSNLQIPQKIKDIIALRSQVLQNAILAEDKIKQAEAEAQIALLEARTKSREDSLKNSAITSLAIQKMFIEKWDGKLPVYGETPKIYKNITE, encoded by the coding sequence ATGCCGATAGAAATAGAAGAAGATAAAAAGAAAAAGAAGGGTAATAAAAAGTGGAAGTTCTTACTTGTTTTATTCCTTATACTAGTAATAGGTGGAGTATTCAGTAAATTCTTCATGCAGATAAAACATATTCAATCCGGATATATCGGTGTACAATCGAGTATAGGAAACCCTTTGGATAACACAGTTGATTATAACTCTAAAGTAGTAAAAGGCTATGTAGTCTTTATGCCTATGTATACCGAGATAACAATATACCCTACTACCATCCAAACGGTCGCTTACGATTCTATCAGGGTAAATGCACTGGATGGTACTGAATTTATTGTGAAACCAAGAATATCCTATCAGGTAGATGAATCGAAAGTCGAACTGCTTTACAAAAGTAATAATCAATCTTTATCTGAAGTAAACAATAACTACCTCAAAGAAATAGTTGCTCACTCATATGCACAAGCGGCAGGAGTTTTCAGTTCAGATTCACTTGTCAGCAATAAAAATAGTTTTGAAACTCTGGTTGGCAATATACTATCGTCTAAAATGGGTGAAATCGGATTGATTCTGAAAAATACCAATTCGAATTTACAAATACCTCAAAAGATAAAAGATATTATCGCTCTTCGCAGTCAAGTGCTTCAAAATGCAATTTTAGCTGAGGACAAAATAAAGCAGGCAGAAGCAGAAGCTCAGATTGCACTATTGGAAGCTAGAACCAAAAGCAGAGAAGACTCATTAAAGAATTCTGCGATAACGTCTCTTGCCATTCAAAAAATGTTCATCGAAAAATGGGATGGAAAATTACCTGTATATGGAGAGACTCCTAAAATTTATAAAAATATAACTGAATAA
- a CDS encoding rhodanese-like domain-containing protein, producing the protein MAGFLSKLFGLEDKADFKTLLENGAILLDVRTKEEYKQGHINNSINIPLDSLNSNLSKLDKDTVIIAVCRSGIRSSSAVSLLKKSGFGEVYNGGSWFNFK; encoded by the coding sequence ATGGCAGGATTTCTTAGCAAATTATTCGGATTGGAAGATAAGGCAGATTTTAAAACCCTTTTGGAAAATGGAGCTATACTTTTAGATGTCCGCACAAAAGAGGAGTATAAGCAAGGGCATATCAATAACTCTATAAATATTCCTTTGGATAGTTTGAATAGTAATTTATCAAAATTGGACAAGGATACGGTTATCATTGCTGTATGTCGAAGTGGCATACGTAGCAGCAGTGCTGTAAGTTTGTTGAAAAAGAGTGGTTTCGGCGAAGTATATAATGGCGGAAGCTGGTTCAACTTCAAATAA
- the trxA gene encoding thioredoxin, with the protein MKRITLLIILAGTLISSCNGKEENKEQKVETVKTENKMKTIHLTKAEFLAKVANYKTNPAEWKYLGDKPALIDFYADWCGPCKAIAPTLEELAAEYDEQIYIYKINTEQEQELAAAFGIRSIPSLLFVPMDGQPQMSAGAMSKPQLKEAIDKVLLKK; encoded by the coding sequence ATGAAGCGGATAACATTATTAATTATACTGGCAGGAACATTAATTTCCTCCTGCAATGGTAAAGAAGAAAATAAGGAACAAAAAGTAGAAACAGTTAAAACAGAAAATAAGATGAAAACGATACATTTGACAAAAGCAGAATTTTTGGCAAAAGTTGCAAATTATAAGACAAACCCCGCAGAATGGAAATATTTGGGAGACAAACCTGCATTAATCGATTTTTATGCAGATTGGTGTGGACCTTGCAAAGCTATTGCTCCTACTTTGGAAGAACTGGCTGCGGAATATGACGAACAGATATATATTTACAAAATAAATACCGAACAGGAGCAGGAATTAGCAGCGGCATTCGGTATCAGAAGTATACCTTCGTTGCTTTTTGTTCCGATGGACGGACAGCCTCAAATGTCGGCAGGTGCTATGTCTAAGCCTCAGTTAAAGGAGGCAATCGATAAAGTTTTATTAAAAAAATAA